The sequence GTTACATTTCAAATTAATTTTCGTGTCTAACCCAACCTACCAACTACTTGTAAAACGCAGCGATTGATTTAATTGTGTTTTTAATGCATATTCTTCATATTTATCCATTCTTAGGTTTTGATTATAGTAGTAAGTTGCTTATATTCAATATAAAAATCTCACCTTTAATCCCTACCTCTGTAAAGAAGAGGTAAGCCGGAGATACACAAAGATAGTAATAAAATTATTGGTAATTGTCATGAAAGCGTTGGGCATAGATAATTAATTTATAGCTTTAACCTTTGACCTTACCTATTATGTCATCAACAAGCGAAAACAAAATCGATTTTACTGCGAATTTACTTGAATTAATGCAGCAAAAAGATATTTCTAGCTTTAAAGATTTGAGTAAAGTAGCTGGAGTTTCTGAATATCAAATACAGCGTTTGCGGAAAGGAGAAATTCAGCAAATGCGTTTAGAGTTTTTGGTCAAATTATCTCAAGCACTAAAAATAGATTTGAGCGAGTTAATAAATAATTTTTCTGAAACAAATTTAATTAAACAATCCGCTTCAACTGAGCAGTCACCATCTTCAGAAATAATAGATTTAAAAAAAGAATACGAGCGCTTACAAAAGCAATTAGAAAATCAAGAACAATTGTTACTTGCTAAATTTCAGCAATCGAGTTTACAAATCCTTGAATCGTTATTAATTCAATTTCCGACAGCAGCAAGCAAAGCTAAAGAAAATCGTCAGTTACCAGCAGCGAATATTGTTCCATTGATAGAAAAACCAATTACAAGACTTTTACAAGAATGGGGGATCGAAGCCATTGCACAAATAGATACAGAATTACCTTACGAACCCGAAATCCACCAATTAATAGAAGGCACCGCACAGCCGCAGGAAAAAGTCAAAATTCGTTATACCGGCTACCGTCAAGGAGATAAGTTGCTGTATCGGGCAAAAGTTAGTCCGGTTTAGGGAAGAGGGGGAAATAAAGAGAAAAATTTCAGCCATCAATGTTGAAACAGTATCAATTCCGGGAATACTAGTTAAGTGCATATGGGGAAACGGACGCTTTATGAATTAAGCGCATTTGCGGATATTAAGTAGAGTCAGCATCTAATGAAGTAATGAAGGCTAAAACCTTTACGGGAATAGGATTTTGGGGATGAATAAAGACAACGTAAACAATGAATCGTCCCTTAGTCGGGAGGAAATAGTCCAAGAGGATTGTCAAACACAGCACGAATTTGCTTCTTCTGCTGGGTTTTTGCTAATGGTAATCAACGGTACTTCTGACCCTATTTTTGTCAAAGACCGTCAACATTGTTGGGTGCTGGCTAATGATGCGTATTGTAATTTTATTGGACGCAGTAGAGAAGAAATTATCGGTAAATCGGATTTTGACTTGTTTGATAATGAAGTTGCGGATGCGTCTTGGGAAAAAGATGAATTTATTTTTACTACATCTAATCAAAACGAATCTGACGAATGCATTACAGATGGAGATGGAACAAAACGTTTTGTGGCGATAAAAAAATGCGTGTTCAGTGATGAAGAAGGAAATCAGTTTCTTATTAGTACTATTCGAGAATTAACGCAACAAATCAATCAGCATTTTCAGGTGGAAGCAAGACTGCGCGAGTCTAAAGCTTTATTAGAAGAGATTTTAAACCATATACCACAAGCGGTTTTTTGGAAAGATTCTAATTCTGTGTACAAGGGTTGCAATAGCTTTTTTGCAGATATTGCAGGAGTAGGCGATCCAAAATTAATTAAAGGTAAAACTGATTTTGATTTACCTTGGAAAGAAGAAGAAGCTAATTGGTTTCGTTTGAATGATAGTCGAGCTATTGAATCAAAAATACCTGAAAGTATTGTTAAACCACAACTACAAGCAGATGGTAGACAGTGTTGGTTAGAAGTCAACACAATTCCGATTTGCGATGCGAACGGAAATGTTACTAACGTTTTAAGTACTCTCGAAGATATCACAGATCGTAAGGAAGTAGAAGTTACTTTGCAGAAGTTATATGAAGAGTTAGAAATTAGGGTACATCAGCGAACTTCCGAACTTACTAAAGTAGTTACCCATTTACAAGAAGAAATTAAACAGCGGCAAGCAATAGAAAATCAGTTTCGACTCAGCGAGGAAAAGTTACAGAAACTTTCTGCTAATGTCCCCGGCATGTTATATCAATTTAAACTCGGAGCCGACAATCAATTTAGTTTTCCTTATATTAGTTCCGGCTGTTTTGAAATCTACGAACTTTCTTCGGAGCAGATTAGTGCCGATGCTAGTTTATTTATTTCTTGCGTTCATAGAGATGAGCGTGAGGATTTTGAAAAATCTATCGCTAATTCTGCTCGAAGTTTGCAACCTTGGCAATGGGAAGGAAGAATTATCCTTACTTCTGGAAAAACAAAATGGATACAAACTGCATCCCGTCCACAAAAACAGCAAGATGGTTCGATTCTTTGGGATGGTGTGGTGATGGATGTAACTCCTTTGAAGCAAGCCGAGAGAGCTTTGAAAAGAGCTTATGCAGATTTAGAAAAGCGAGTAGAAGAACGAACTCAGCAGTTAATGCAAAGCAATCGAAGCTTGCAAAAAGAAATTAGCGATCGCAAATCAGTACAGTCAGAACTTTTAACTTCTCGGCAAAGATTAGCGTTATTAGTTGAGCAAACGCCTTTAGCTGTAATTGAATGGGATATAGATTTTAAGGTACAAGAATGGAACAAAGCCGCAGAAAATATTTTTGGGTATACAAAACAAGAAGCAATTGGTAGTCATTTGGAGTTTATAGTTTCCCAAACAGCATTAGAACAAATCCATCATTTAAAGACTGCACTATTTTCGCAGAAAGGTGGAACCAGAATCGTCACAGAGAATATTACCAAAGAAGGTAAAACCATTATTTGTGAATGGTATAACAACCCTTTGGTTGCCGTGAATAGTGAAGTCATTGGTGTTGCGTCTTTGGTTCTAAATATTACCAAAAGAGAAGAAGCACAAACAACTTTACAAGAACAAGAGCAGTTTCTCCGCAATATTTATCAAGGAGTTGAACAACTGATTTTTGTTGTTAACGTTTTAGATAATCGCGAATTTGTTTATGCTGATTGGAACGCAGCCACAGAGAAAGCTATCGGCATAAAATCACAAAATGGCATCAGTAAATTTCCTGAAGAAGTGTTTGGAGACGTTCAAGGTGCAAAAATACGTCAACAATACATCCGATGTTTAGAAGCAGGTATAGCTATAAGCTATGAAGAAAATCTAACCATTCAAAATCAAGAGCTTTGTTGGTTAACTACTCTCAATCCTTTAAGAAATGCAGAAGGTAAAATTTATCGGATTATAGGCACATCATTTAATATAAGCGAACGCAAACAAGCAGAAACGCAATTAAAACAGCAAACACAGGAATTAGAAACAGCCCTTAACGAACTGCAAAAAGCTCAAATGCAGTTAGTAAAAAACAAAAAAATGTCTTCATTGGGTAATTTGCTTGCAGGAGTAGCCCAAGAAATTAATCATCCTGCAAACTTTATTTACGGAAATATTAGTAATGTAAACAATTATGCTTACAACCTCTTAAATCTGGTGCAACTGTATCACAACTATTATCCTCAGCCTGCATCAGAAATACAGAAAATGCTCGAAGAAGTTGACTTAAAATTGCTGCTTCAGAATTTACCGAACCTTCTCGATTCGATGAGAATTGAAGCGCAACGCATTCGAGAAATAATTGCATATTTACATACCTACTCGCGTTTAGATGAAGCTCAAATCAAAAAAGTTGATCTGAATGAAAGGTTAGATCGTACTTTAATGATGTTAGATAATCGTATTCAAGGCAAATTAAAACACCCATCTATTCAGATTATTAAAAATTACGGTAACTTACCACCGGTAGAGTGCTATCCCAGTCAAATCAATCAAGTTTTTATAAATATTTTGAGTAATGCTTTAGATGCTGTAGAAGAGTCAATAGAATCAAAGCAGAC comes from Rivularia sp. PCC 7116 and encodes:
- the grpE gene encoding helix-turn-helix transcriptional regulator → MSSTSENKIDFTANLLELMQQKDISSFKDLSKVAGVSEYQIQRLRKGEIQQMRLEFLVKLSQALKIDLSELINNFSETNLIKQSASTEQSPSSEIIDLKKEYERLQKQLENQEQLLLAKFQQSSLQILESLLIQFPTAASKAKENRQLPAANIVPLIEKPITRLLQEWGIEAIAQIDTELPYEPEIHQLIEGTAQPQEKVKIRYTGYRQGDKLLYRAKVSPV
- a CDS encoding PAS domain S-box protein — encoded protein: MNKDNVNNESSLSREEIVQEDCQTQHEFASSAGFLLMVINGTSDPIFVKDRQHCWVLANDAYCNFIGRSREEIIGKSDFDLFDNEVADASWEKDEFIFTTSNQNESDECITDGDGTKRFVAIKKCVFSDEEGNQFLISTIRELTQQINQHFQVEARLRESKALLEEILNHIPQAVFWKDSNSVYKGCNSFFADIAGVGDPKLIKGKTDFDLPWKEEEANWFRLNDSRAIESKIPESIVKPQLQADGRQCWLEVNTIPICDANGNVTNVLSTLEDITDRKEVEVTLQKLYEELEIRVHQRTSELTKVVTHLQEEIKQRQAIENQFRLSEEKLQKLSANVPGMLYQFKLGADNQFSFPYISSGCFEIYELSSEQISADASLFISCVHRDEREDFEKSIANSARSLQPWQWEGRIILTSGKTKWIQTASRPQKQQDGSILWDGVVMDVTPLKQAERALKRAYADLEKRVEERTQQLMQSNRSLQKEISDRKSVQSELLTSRQRLALLVEQTPLAVIEWDIDFKVQEWNKAAENIFGYTKQEAIGSHLEFIVSQTALEQIHHLKTALFSQKGGTRIVTENITKEGKTIICEWYNNPLVAVNSEVIGVASLVLNITKREEAQTTLQEQEQFLRNIYQGVEQLIFVVNVLDNREFVYADWNAATEKAIGIKSQNGISKFPEEVFGDVQGAKIRQQYIRCLEAGIAISYEENLTIQNQELCWLTTLNPLRNAEGKIYRIIGTSFNISERKQAETQLKQQTQELETALNELQKAQMQLVKNKKMSSLGNLLAGVAQEINHPANFIYGNISNVNNYAYNLLNLVQLYHNYYPQPASEIQKMLEEVDLKLLLQNLPNLLDSMRIEAQRIREIIAYLHTYSRLDEAQIKKVDLNERLDRTLMMLDNRIQGKLKHPSIQIIKNYGNLPPVECYPSQINQVFINILSNALDAVEESIESKQTKNNNPQIQIRTEFLQSEKVMISIADNGTGIPEDIKGKLFDPFFTTKSVNKATGMGLTISLQIITERHGGSIEYISQPGKGSEFIISIPPHQG